GATTACGAACCGTGCCGTCAGTTTTCCCCTGTTCGCCTCGTCTGTGCGTTCGGGCGACACGACGGGATCGATCGTACTCTTACGGCGCGATGAAGTGTCAGCACTCCCTCCCATCCGTACCGTTCTACGTTTTGGCAAGAAGCTTGAGGCCCGTGAGATCCCGGTCCACCTAGCCGTGCGCCTCACCGAGGTTGGCACTCTGGAGCTTTGGTGTATCTCCCGCACGACGCCCCATCGCTGGCGCTTACAATTTGATTTGCGGAATACCAACTTGCCGCAAACGCAGTCCACAGCTGAGGCAAGCGAACTCAACATCGGCGCGGAACAAGCAACCCAAGCACTTGCGTTGTTGGAAGCAACCTTCCCGCTGTCCGGACCCAGCTGCGCCGATCCGGTGCGGGTCGTGCGCCAACTCGAAGAACTCCTCGGTGCAGGAAAGGACGTTTGGCCGCTTTCTTTCCTGCGGCAGGCGTGGGATGTGCTGTGGGAAGGACGGGAAGCAAGGAAAATGTCGCCCGAGCACGAAGCGCGCTGGTATAACCTGGCGGGTTTTTTTCTCCGTCCCGGTTTCGGGGCCCCAGGCGATCCCGTGCGTGTGGACCGTTTGTGGCGCTTGCGCTCCGAAGGCATCCGTTTTGCCAAGTCTATTCAGGTGCGCGCCGAATGGTGGAATTTGTGGAAACGTGTAGCTGGCGGTTTGCAGCGCACCCAGCAACAGCAACTCTTCAATGACGTTTCGCCTTATCTGCTGTCGCGCTTGCAAAAGAAACGCGAAAAGCTGCCTAAGGTTGGTCCTCAGGAGGTGCGGGAGTACTGGCAACTTGTGGCAAGCTGTGAGCTGCTCACTGCCGAGCAAAAAGAGGAACTCGGAGACGCTCTGCTCGCACACGTCGTGCGGGGAAAGGCAACCGCAGTAGAAATCTGGGCGTTAGGCCGCCTGGGGGCTCGGGCTCCCATGTACGGCCCGCTGAACTGTGTAGTTCGCGCAGCAAAAGCTGCTGTGTGGGCAGGAAGCCTTGCAAGTGCGCGCTGCGAGCGCGGGGACGCCGTTGCCTTTGCGTTGGTGCAACTCGCCCGCTGTGTCGGCGATAGGGAAAGAGATTTGCCCCACGATTTGCGCGAACGCTTGGCGAGCTGGCTCGAGAGCCACGGAAGCAACCGAGGCGTCGTGCGGCTCCTCCGCGAGGCTGTGCCTATCGAAACTTCCGAACGTGCCCGCATCCTCGACGAGTCGCTCCCGGTCGGTTTAGTGTGGTCCGCAGACACCGCCGCCTCCTGACACTCGAATTCTAAACCGCCTCCCCACATCCCCAGGCCCGGGCCGGGAATCCCGAACCCCGCCTAGCCCCTCACGGCTTGCGCACCTTTGGCTCCTCAGCCGCCTTGATACCCTGCGAAGTTGGTACAGTGCGATTGAGGAGAACCGTAAGGCGCGGCGAGATTTGGGCGGTCATGACGATATCGAGGAGCCCATCGCCATCGACGTCAGCCAGGGCAAGCGCCAGGATGGGAAAGCCAGTTCCGTACGCCCATTGCGCCACGCAGAAGTCCCCTCTGCCATCGCCGATGAACACAGCCGCGCCGCCATAAGCGGATGTCACTACGTCGAGGAACCCGTCGCCGTTGAGGTCGCCCACGGCAGCCTCGGCAGGTTTGCTGTCGGGCGGCGGTGGGGTGCCGTACGGTGTTGGAGTATAGCGGAGCGTTGGCGTGCGTGTCGGCGAGTTGGTGGTAGTGGGCGTGGGGCTGACATAGTTCGGCGGCGTGGGTGTGGGCGTGCGTGTCGGTGTGCCCGGCGGGTCGATAGGCTCCCAAACGGAAAGGAGCCTCCGCGGGGCGAAATGACCCCCTTGATTCAGCAGCAGGGCCATATCCTCGCCGAGCCTGTTCGTCACCACCACATCCACACGGCCATCATGATTGAGATCCCCTGTGGCCATTCCCCCAGGGGCAAACCCAAATATGCGCAGCCACTGGAAGGACTCAGCGGGCGAAGGGGTTTCGGGAAGCAAGCGCCCACACTCCCGCCCGTACGCAAGCCCAAGCAATGTGGGTCCATAGGCACGTGACGCCCCTAGTCTAAAACACCAACAGCAAGCCTCGTCTCCTTGTGGCGTCGAGGAGCTAAGAAGCAGAAGATCAGCAAACCCCTCGCCACTCAAATCCGCCACGGCAAAGCCCGGCATCATCGACTGCGTCGGTGGCGTGACAAGACCAGGTCCACGCACGAACGTACCAGGACCTGTCGACAACAGCGTGGAGATGAACTCCGGCTGTGGCTCGCTAGTACAATTCTTCGTAACCACATCCGGCCAACCGTCGCAGTTTACATCCACCAGCGCCACCTCGACCGGCACTGCGCCAAGGGGGATACGCTCGATGCGACGCGGCGCCATACCCTCGCCCCCAAACAGCAGAACAAGCGTATGTCCGGCAAGAGCTATAAGGTCGACCCGGCCGTCGCGGTCCAGGTCACCCGCCGCAATGGGAACGCCACCTTCCCCCAACGTGACCGCCTCCTCAAATGTGCCATCGCCCCGACTCAAGCGCACCCCCACTCCGTCTCCAATCCAGTCCGCACGCCCATCGTGGTTCCAGTCCGCCACGATCAGCGGCCACCAAAGCCCAAAACACCCAGGCCGCGTGCAATCCGTGTCCACAGCCTTGAACTTGAGCGGCTTTGGCGCCGGGGTTCCAGCAGCCTCGGCCGTGCGCACCGCCGCGCAAAATGGCGCTACAGGCGCCGTCGGCGTCGAAGTGGGCGTGGGAGTGCGCGGACACCCCTCCAACACACGGCGCACCGCAGCCACCACTTCGTTCACCGTCACCGCGCCGTCGCCATTTTCGTCAAAGCACGGCAACACCTCCTCCTCGCCCAGCACCATGCGCACGCCGCGCACAAGCTCCTCCACGCTCACCACCCCATCTTCATTACAGTCACCCT
This genomic window from Candidatus Binatia bacterium contains:
- a CDS encoding molecular chaperone DnaK, whose translation is ITNRAVSFPLFASSVRSGDTTGSIVLLRRDEVSALPPIRTVLRFGKKLEAREIPVHLAVRLTEVGTLELWCISRTTPHRWRLQFDLRNTNLPQTQSTAEASELNIGAEQATQALALLEATFPLSGPSCADPVRVVRQLEELLGAGKDVWPLSFLRQAWDVLWEGREARKMSPEHEARWYNLAGFFLRPGFGAPGDPVRVDRLWRLRSEGIRFAKSIQVRAEWWNLWKRVAGGLQRTQQQQLFNDVSPYLLSRLQKKREKLPKVGPQEVREYWQLVASCELLTAEQKEELGDALLAHVVRGKATAVEIWALGRLGARAPMYGPLNCVVRAAKAAVWAGSLASARCERGDAVAFALVQLARCVGDRERDLPHDLRERLASWLESHGSNRGVVRLLREAVPIETSERARILDESLPVGLVWSADTAAS
- a CDS encoding FG-GAP-like repeat-containing protein, with translation MVAWVEVLAAAVGAAVWCQGDCNEDGVVSVEELVRGVRMVLGEEEVLPCFDENGDGAVTVNEVVAAVRRVLEGCPRTPTPTSTPTAPVAPFCAAVRTAEAAGTPAPKPLKFKAVDTDCTRPGCFGLWWPLIVADWNHDGRADWIGDGVGVRLSRGDGTFEEAVTLGEGGVPIAAGDLDRDGRVDLIALAGHTLVLLFGGEGMAPRRIERIPLGAVPVEVALVDVNCDGWPDVVTKNCTSEPQPEFISTLLSTGPGTFVRGPGLVTPPTQSMMPGFAVADLSGEGFADLLLLSSSTPQGDEACCWCFRLGASRAYGPTLLGLAYGRECGRLLPETPSPAESFQWLRIFGFAPGGMATGDLNHDGRVDVVVTNRLGEDMALLLNQGGHFAPRRLLSVWEPIDPPGTPTRTPTPTPPNYVSPTPTTTNSPTRTPTLRYTPTPYGTPPPPDSKPAEAAVGDLNGDGFLDVVTSAYGGAAVFIGDGRGDFCVAQWAYGTGFPILALALADVDGDGLLDIVMTAQISPRLTVLLNRTVPTSQGIKAAEEPKVRKP